The nucleotide sequence AATAGATGAAAATCAGAGAGAAGATGTAAAAAATAAAAAAATTGCAGTCATTGGAGAAAAAACAGCAAAAACTTTTAAAAAATATTTTGGTAAAGAGCCAGATGTAGTACCAAAAGAATATACTGCAGAATCTCTTTTAGAGGAAATTAAAAAAGTTGCTAAAAGTGATGATAAATTTTTAATTCCTACAACACCATCAACAAGGGATGTTTTAAAAAATAACTTAAATGCTGATTTGTTGTTTGTGTATAAATCTATTGAGCCAGAAAATCTAAAAGAAAAGATTGAGAAATTAAAAGAAGAAATAAAGAATGAAGAATTTATTCTAACATTTACAAGTGGATTAACAGCTAAAAACTTTTTTAAATACGTTGATGATGAATTTGCCAATATTATAAAAGATAATTATATAGTGGCTATAGGTCCAATAACAGCCAAAGTTATTGAGGAATTTGGTTTTAAACCATTAATTCCTAAGATATACACAATAGAAGGAATTATAGATGTTATTAAAAATCTAAAAGGTTAAAGAGGGAAAGAATGATTAACTTAAATGATAGAGCCCTTAT is from Methanocaldococcus bathoardescens and encodes:
- a CDS encoding uroporphyrinogen-III synthase; translated protein: MKVIITRPKERANVFAELLKKEGFEPIIFPTLELIYNKDVKVNLNNYNWIAFTSPSGVIGLYNIIDENQREDVKNKKIAVIGEKTAKTFKKYFGKEPDVVPKEYTAESLLEEIKKVAKSDDKFLIPTTPSTRDVLKNNLNADLLFVYKSIEPENLKEKIEKLKEEIKNEEFILTFTSGLTAKNFFKYVDDEFANIIKDNYIVAIGPITAKVIEEFGFKPLIPKIYTIEGIIDVIKNLKG